The following are encoded in a window of Fibrobacter sp. UWB2 genomic DNA:
- a CDS encoding methionine ABC transporter ATP-binding protein → MQLRLEHLNKTYTTKRASVTAVKDVSLDFPDNSIIGIIGKSGAGKSSLLRLASLLETPDRGEVYYDGVRVDHLPKKELNRRRLEIGMIFQNFNLFSSRTAGKNVAFPLELAGWNRRDIDARVKEMLALVGLEDREKSPITTLSGGQKQRVAIARALAPRPNILFCDEATSALDPQTTHEILDLIKKIHAGMNLTVVMITHQMEVVRDACQYVAVVDKGYVIETGAVSDVFRSPRHEITREFLSNIRREEITVDSAIAYLQAQGYEVNKR, encoded by the coding sequence ATGCAGCTTAGGCTCGAACATCTCAATAAAACATACACGACAAAACGCGCAAGCGTCACGGCAGTCAAGGATGTTTCCCTTGATTTTCCTGATAATTCCATCATCGGCATTATCGGCAAGAGCGGGGCTGGCAAATCTTCGCTGTTGCGGCTTGCGAGTTTGTTAGAAACTCCCGATAGGGGCGAGGTCTATTACGATGGCGTTCGTGTGGACCATTTGCCAAAAAAAGAGCTGAACCGCCGTAGGCTCGAAATCGGAATGATTTTCCAGAATTTTAATTTGTTCAGTTCTCGCACGGCAGGCAAGAATGTGGCGTTCCCGCTGGAACTTGCAGGTTGGAACCGCCGCGATATCGACGCTCGCGTCAAAGAGATGCTTGCGCTTGTGGGCCTTGAAGACCGCGAGAAGTCGCCGATTACAACACTTTCGGGCGGTCAAAAACAGCGCGTGGCGATTGCACGTGCCTTGGCACCGCGGCCGAACATTCTTTTTTGCGACGAAGCGACGAGTGCGCTCGACCCGCAGACGACTCACGAAATTCTGGACTTGATTAAGAAAATCCACGCAGGAATGAATCTCACAGTGGTGATGATTACGCACCAGATGGAAGTGGTGCGCGATGCTTGCCAATATGTCGCTGTTGTAGACAAAGGTTATGTTATCGAGACGGGTGCGGTGTCGGATGTTTTCCGTTCGCCCAGGCACGAAATCACTCGTGAATTTTTGTCGAACATCCGTCGCGAAGAAATCACAGTGGATTCCGCTATCGCTTATTTGCAGGCTCAAGGTTACGAGGTGAACAAAAGATGA
- a CDS encoding MetQ/NlpA family ABC transporter substrate-binding protein, with product MNISKIILSVAFAAIAAFSADVIKVGATPEPHASILNLVKDDLAKAGYELKVVEFTDYVTPNEALESGELDANYFQHLPYLESFNKEKGTHLVNAGGIHVEPFALYPSKNSKKKVKSLADLKKGATIAIPNDPTNEGRSLLLLQAAGLIKLDPKSGITATPIDITENPKKLKFKELEAASLPRVLQDVDAAAINGNYAIPAGLNASSHGLFVENASSPYVNVIAVKAGNEKSAKIQALVNALKSEKVKNWIKGKYTKGEVVPVF from the coding sequence ATGAATATCAGTAAGATTATTTTGTCTGTTGCTTTTGCCGCTATTGCTGCGTTTTCTGCCGATGTCATCAAGGTTGGTGCGACTCCGGAGCCGCATGCTTCCATCTTGAACTTGGTTAAGGATGACCTTGCCAAGGCGGGTTATGAACTCAAGGTTGTTGAGTTCACAGATTACGTGACTCCGAACGAGGCGCTGGAATCTGGCGAATTAGATGCCAATTACTTCCAGCATTTGCCTTACCTCGAAAGTTTCAATAAAGAAAAGGGGACGCATCTTGTGAATGCGGGCGGCATTCATGTGGAACCTTTCGCACTTTATCCGTCGAAGAATTCCAAGAAAAAGGTCAAATCGCTTGCGGATTTGAAGAAAGGTGCAACGATTGCGATTCCGAACGACCCGACCAACGAAGGGCGCTCCTTGCTTTTGTTGCAGGCTGCTGGTCTTATTAAGCTTGATCCAAAGTCTGGCATCACTGCAACTCCCATTGATATTACCGAGAATCCGAAAAAGCTGAAGTTCAAGGAACTGGAGGCTGCTTCGCTCCCGCGCGTTTTGCAGGATGTGGATGCGGCAGCCATCAACGGCAACTATGCGATTCCGGCAGGTCTTAATGCATCGTCTCATGGTTTGTTTGTTGAAAATGCGAGTTCGCCTTACGTGAATGTTATTGCGGTCAAGGCGGGTAACGAGAAGTCTGCAAAGATTCAGGCCTTGGTGAACGCCCTCAAGAGCGAAAAGGTCAAGAATTGGATTAAGGGCAAGTACACCAAGGGCGAAGTGGTTCCCGTTTTTTAG
- a CDS encoding zinc ribbon domain-containing protein codes for MEVREVLLKLRSNQNLTQDQMAERLHVTRQAVSRWETGETQPNTEMLKVISREFDVSINTLLGAPRQLFCQCCGMPLSEDSMISRELNGEFNEDYCKWCYTDGKFVYNDKSVLLDFLLSHMPNPDNTPDAERRAFFDKHLSQLKHWKQA; via the coding sequence ATGGAAGTACGAGAAGTCTTGCTTAAGTTGCGCTCGAATCAAAACCTGACCCAGGACCAGATGGCCGAACGCTTGCATGTAACGCGCCAAGCTGTGAGCCGCTGGGAAACTGGCGAAACCCAGCCGAATACCGAAATGCTCAAAGTCATCTCCCGTGAATTCGACGTGTCCATCAACACGTTGCTCGGCGCTCCGCGCCAACTCTTCTGCCAATGCTGTGGAATGCCTCTCAGCGAAGATTCCATGATCAGCCGTGAACTGAACGGCGAATTCAACGAAGATTATTGCAAGTGGTGCTATACCGACGGTAAGTTTGTTTACAACGACAAGTCGGTCCTCCTCGATTTTCTGCTTTCGCACATGCCCAATCCCGACAATACTCCCGACGCAGAACGCCGCGCCTTTTTCGACAAACACCTCTCGCAACTAAAGCATTGGAAACAAGCGTAA
- the alaS gene encoding alanine--tRNA ligase: protein MSEKMTSAQVRESFIKFFESKGHLFVRSSPVVPHDDPTLMFTNAGMNQFKAIFLGDNPKGWKRACNSQKCLRVSGKHNDLDVVGRDNYHHTFFEMLGNWSFGDYYKKEAISWAWELLTEVWKLPKERLFATVYQDDDEAWQIWKDVSGLPDDRIMRFDAHSNFWEMGDTGPCGPCSEIHYDRGDLATQAETFKDPIKGVNGENDRYIEIWNNVFMQYERVSDGSLIPLKAKNVDTGMGFERICAILQGKTSNYDTDVFTPIIAKIAELSGVPYNDGEAGTPHRVIADHIRAISFAIADGALPSNEGRGYVLRRILRRASRFARLLGQKKPFICQLVQVLADTMGDAFPEIRERKEFVASVIKSEEESFIRTLDAGLERFAAISAELKKGDKIPGDKVFLLYDTYGFPPDLTGILAEEKGLLIDEEGYEKCMNEQKERARANMKQGINTMGTEGWTQYSEASTNFVGYELSACETKVVRWREDKGVLSIVLETSPFYAEMGGQVGDKGTLVSADLEIQVFDTVKVNDTALCRGKVVKGEANEKTMGAVFMATVDNDRRADIRKNHSATHLLQAALREVLGTHVQQQGSFVSNELLRFDFSHFNAMTAEEIQKVEDIVNAKIMECLPVHTDVMDVDEAKASGAMALFGEKYGDKVRVVKMGDAGVEFSRELCGGLHVQNTGNIGMVKIVSESSVSAGVRRIEAVSGRGALSLLRAGTQILNALREQLRCKDAEVLDRIQQTFAKTQNLEKSLQSVKLELATLAAAELLNGGINVMGVNLYVRELSLPDEKYKNLLDGVQNKLDVDSIAVIANKDNGSGSIAVMVGKNVQAKGIKAGDIVKDLAKACNGKGGGRPDRAQAGTREPEKIAEAIANANNWIRAKLGA from the coding sequence ATGTCCGAAAAAATGACTTCTGCGCAAGTGCGCGAATCCTTTATCAAGTTCTTCGAATCCAAGGGCCACCTCTTCGTGCGTTCTTCGCCGGTGGTTCCGCATGACGACCCGACGCTCATGTTCACGAACGCGGGCATGAACCAGTTCAAGGCCATCTTCCTTGGCGACAATCCGAAGGGCTGGAAGCGCGCATGCAACAGCCAGAAGTGCCTCCGCGTGTCTGGTAAGCACAACGACCTCGACGTCGTGGGCCGCGACAACTACCACCACACCTTCTTCGAAATGCTCGGTAACTGGAGCTTCGGTGACTATTATAAGAAGGAAGCTATTTCCTGGGCTTGGGAACTCCTCACTGAAGTTTGGAAGCTCCCGAAGGAACGCCTCTTTGCAACCGTCTATCAGGATGATGACGAAGCTTGGCAGATTTGGAAGGACGTGTCCGGTCTTCCGGATGACCGCATCATGCGCTTTGACGCTCACTCCAACTTCTGGGAAATGGGCGACACCGGTCCGTGCGGTCCTTGCTCCGAAATCCATTACGACCGTGGCGACCTCGCTACGCAGGCCGAAACGTTCAAGGACCCGATCAAGGGCGTGAACGGCGAAAACGACCGCTACATTGAAATTTGGAATAACGTGTTCATGCAGTACGAACGCGTGAGCGACGGCTCCCTCATTCCGCTCAAGGCCAAGAACGTCGATACCGGTATGGGCTTCGAGCGTATCTGCGCTATTCTTCAGGGCAAGACCAGCAACTACGATACCGACGTGTTCACTCCGATTATCGCAAAGATTGCTGAACTCTCTGGCGTTCCGTACAACGATGGCGAAGCCGGCACCCCGCACCGCGTGATTGCCGACCACATCCGCGCTATTTCGTTTGCTATTGCTGATGGTGCTCTTCCGTCTAACGAAGGCCGTGGCTACGTGCTCCGCCGCATCCTCCGCCGTGCTAGCCGCTTTGCTCGCTTGCTCGGTCAGAAGAAGCCGTTCATTTGCCAGCTCGTTCAGGTGCTTGCCGACACGATGGGCGATGCCTTCCCGGAAATCCGTGAACGCAAGGAATTTGTTGCTAGCGTGATTAAGAGCGAAGAAGAAAGCTTTATCCGTACGCTCGACGCTGGTCTCGAACGCTTCGCCGCTATCTCTGCCGAACTCAAGAAGGGCGACAAGATTCCGGGCGACAAGGTGTTCCTCCTCTATGATACTTATGGATTCCCGCCGGACCTCACTGGCATTCTCGCCGAAGAAAAGGGCCTCCTTATCGATGAAGAAGGCTATGAAAAGTGCATGAATGAACAGAAGGAACGTGCCCGTGCCAACATGAAGCAGGGCATCAACACGATGGGTACCGAAGGCTGGACGCAGTACAGCGAAGCTAGCACGAACTTTGTCGGTTATGAACTCTCCGCTTGCGAAACGAAGGTTGTCCGCTGGCGTGAAGACAAGGGCGTTTTGAGCATCGTTCTCGAAACCTCTCCGTTCTACGCCGAAATGGGTGGCCAGGTTGGTGATAAGGGAACGCTCGTTTCCGCCGACCTCGAAATCCAGGTGTTCGACACCGTGAAGGTGAACGATACGGCCCTTTGCCGTGGTAAGGTTGTGAAGGGCGAAGCTAATGAAAAGACGATGGGCGCCGTGTTCATGGCAACCGTCGATAACGATCGTCGCGCTGACATCCGCAAGAACCACTCCGCAACACACTTGCTCCAGGCCGCTCTCCGCGAAGTGCTTGGCACTCACGTGCAACAGCAGGGTAGCTTCGTTTCGAACGAACTCCTCCGCTTCGACTTCAGCCACTTCAACGCCATGACCGCAGAAGAAATCCAGAAGGTCGAAGACATCGTGAATGCCAAGATCATGGAATGCTTGCCGGTCCACACCGACGTGATGGACGTCGATGAAGCTAAGGCTAGCGGTGCTATGGCTCTGTTCGGCGAAAAGTATGGCGACAAGGTCCGCGTTGTGAAGATGGGTGACGCTGGCGTCGAATTCTCCCGCGAACTTTGCGGTGGCTTGCATGTGCAGAACACTGGTAACATCGGCATGGTGAAGATCGTTTCTGAATCTAGCGTGTCCGCAGGCGTGCGCCGTATCGAAGCCGTTTCTGGCCGTGGCGCCTTGAGCCTCCTCCGCGCTGGTACGCAGATCCTCAACGCTCTCCGTGAACAGCTCCGCTGCAAGGATGCCGAAGTTCTCGACCGCATCCAGCAGACGTTTGCCAAGACGCAGAACCTCGAAAAGAGCCTCCAGTCCGTGAAGCTCGAACTCGCAACGCTCGCCGCTGCCGAACTCTTGAACGGTGGCATCAACGTGATGGGCGTGAACCTCTACGTTCGCGAACTCTCCTTGCCGGATGAAAAGTACAAGAACTTGCTCGACGGCGTTCAGAACAAGCTTGACGTCGATAGCATTGCTGTGATTGCGAACAAGGACAACGGTTCTGGTAGCATCGCCGTGATGGTTGGCAAGAATGTTCAGGCCAAGGGCATCAAGGCTGGCGACATCGTCAAGGATCTCGCTAAGGCTTGCAACGGTAAGGGCGGTGGCCGTCCGGACCGTGCTCAGGCTGGTACCCGCGAACCGGAAAAGATTGCCGAAGCTATCGCTAACGCTAACAACTGGATTCGCGCCAAGTTGGGTGCTTAG
- a CDS encoding family 16 glycosylhydrolase → MKKILIPMVAMAFFAACSDTNDNAFPAAPVAGASSSSEATPVAGQSSSDATLLPTDLSSSSVDALPAVSSSSNGAAQFTYAVPTLTELDPTKEYSFYGAELTGKDQFKYGRFEARMKMAAISGSVSSMFVYYDDSWEKGEKPWNEIDIEVLGKAADKWQSNIITREGDPSIKANTSSESKPLHEFGFDATQDFHLYAIVWTPEYVSWEIDSVEVRRDEIGLSRGTHADADQVAFLTEDQSLRFNLWASKSAAWTGKWAGGIGLPVEQQIDYVRVYSYDAATKGFTMLWQDDFNGEDLDPEHWDRGNWEMERVNLRPDNVLVENGVCRLILDYEAN, encoded by the coding sequence ATGAAAAAGATTCTCATCCCTATGGTTGCAATGGCATTCTTCGCCGCTTGCTCCGATACTAACGACAATGCTTTCCCGGCCGCTCCGGTTGCGGGTGCATCTTCCAGCTCCGAGGCTACTCCGGTTGCAGGACAGTCGAGCTCTGATGCAACGCTTTTGCCGACAGACCTTTCTTCTAGCTCGGTTGACGCTCTTCCGGCTGTTTCTTCTAGCTCGAATGGCGCCGCTCAGTTCACTTATGCCGTGCCGACGCTTACTGAACTTGACCCGACGAAGGAATACTCCTTCTACGGTGCTGAACTTACCGGTAAGGATCAGTTCAAGTATGGCCGTTTCGAAGCCCGCATGAAGATGGCTGCCATCTCTGGTTCCGTGAGCTCCATGTTCGTTTACTACGATGACTCCTGGGAAAAGGGTGAAAAGCCGTGGAACGAAATTGATATTGAAGTTTTGGGCAAGGCCGCAGACAAGTGGCAGTCCAACATCATCACTCGCGAAGGTGACCCCTCTATCAAGGCCAACACCTCTTCCGAAAGCAAGCCGCTTCATGAATTCGGCTTTGATGCCACGCAGGATTTCCACCTTTACGCTATCGTCTGGACTCCGGAATACGTGTCCTGGGAAATCGACAGCGTCGAAGTCCGTCGTGATGAAATTGGTCTCAGCCGTGGTACTCACGCCGATGCTGACCAGGTTGCATTCTTGACTGAAGACCAGTCTCTCCGCTTCAATCTCTGGGCCTCCAAGAGCGCCGCATGGACTGGCAAGTGGGCAGGCGGTATCGGTCTTCCGGTTGAACAGCAGATTGACTACGTCCGCGTTTACTCTTACGATGCTGCAACGAAGGGTTTCACGATGCTCTGGCAGGATGACTTCAATGGTGAAGACTTGGATCCAGAACATTGGGACCGTGGCAACTGGGAAATGGAACGCGTGAACCTCCGCCCGGACAATGTCCTCGTCGAAAACGGTGTTTGCCGCCTCATCTTGGACTACGAAGCTAACTAA
- the pflB gene encoding formate C-acetyltransferase: MQEAWLGFRGGRWQEEINVRDFIQKNYTPYDGDKSFLQGPTEATNKLWAELQDLQKREIAKGGVLDMDTDVVSTLTSHQAGYIAEETKDLEKIVGLQTDKPLKRAFMPFGGIKMAEESCKNYGYTPSEELHRIFTEFHKTHNQGVFDAYTPAMRMARKAHIITGLPDTYGRGRIVGDYRRVALYGIDYLIAQKKADKALTDETDMREHVIREREELAEQIKALEGMKAMAKIYGYDISKPAMNAREAVQWLYFGYLAAIKTQNGAAMSVGRVSTFIDIYMTRDLQNGTLTEVEAQEIIDHFVMKLRMVKFARITSYNELFSGDPVWATLEVAGLGQDGRHQVTKNDYRFLHTLVNMGPAPEPNLTILYSPRLPASFKKFAAEISVKTSAIQYENDDTMRPIWGDDYSICCCVSATQTGKEMQFFGARANLAKTLLYAINGGKDECLVKGTQVGPEYPPITSEYLNYDEVVHKFELYMDWIAHLYVNTLNLIHYMHDKYYYEAAEMALIDTNVRRTFATGIAGFSHVVDSLSAIKYAKVKVIRDPATGLAEDFQIEGDFPRYGNDDDRADSIAVWLLKTFMAKIKHTPTYRDSEPTTSILTITSNVVYGKATGALPDGRKQGEPFSPGASPSYGAEKNGLLASLNSVAKIPYEYALDGISNTQTINPDALGHDDEERTNKLVQVLDGYFGQSSHHLNVNVFGVEKLKDAMEHPEKEEYQNFTIRVSGYAVRFIKLTREQQLDVIARQAHGVL; the protein is encoded by the coding sequence ATGCAGGAAGCATGGCTTGGCTTTAGAGGCGGTCGCTGGCAGGAAGAAATCAATGTCCGCGACTTCATCCAAAAGAACTATACTCCATACGATGGCGACAAATCGTTCTTACAAGGTCCGACCGAAGCTACGAACAAGCTCTGGGCAGAACTCCAGGACTTACAGAAGAGAGAAATTGCAAAGGGTGGCGTCCTCGACATGGACACAGACGTTGTCTCCACTCTCACAAGCCACCAGGCAGGCTACATTGCCGAAGAAACTAAGGATCTCGAAAAGATCGTAGGTCTCCAGACCGACAAGCCGCTCAAGCGCGCATTCATGCCGTTCGGCGGCATCAAGATGGCTGAAGAATCTTGCAAGAACTACGGTTACACGCCGAGCGAAGAACTTCACCGCATCTTCACGGAATTCCACAAGACTCACAACCAGGGCGTTTTTGATGCCTACACACCAGCAATGCGTATGGCCCGCAAGGCCCACATCATCACGGGTCTTCCGGACACCTACGGCCGTGGCCGTATCGTCGGCGACTACCGCCGCGTTGCTCTTTACGGTATCGACTACCTCATCGCCCAGAAGAAGGCCGACAAGGCTCTGACCGATGAAACGGATATGCGCGAACACGTTATCCGCGAACGTGAAGAACTTGCCGAACAAATTAAGGCTCTCGAAGGCATGAAGGCCATGGCCAAGATTTACGGCTATGACATTTCTAAGCCGGCTATGAACGCCCGCGAAGCTGTGCAGTGGCTCTACTTCGGTTACCTCGCTGCCATCAAGACGCAGAACGGTGCCGCCATGAGCGTTGGCCGTGTTTCGACCTTCATCGATATTTACATGACGCGTGACTTGCAGAACGGCACGCTCACCGAAGTCGAAGCTCAGGAAATCATCGACCACTTTGTGATGAAGCTTCGCATGGTGAAGTTTGCTCGTATCACAAGCTACAACGAACTCTTCAGCGGTGACCCGGTGTGGGCTACGCTCGAAGTTGCTGGCCTTGGCCAGGACGGTCGCCATCAGGTGACCAAGAACGACTACCGCTTCTTGCACACGCTCGTGAACATGGGACCGGCTCCGGAACCGAACCTCACGATTCTCTACAGCCCGCGCCTCCCGGCCAGCTTCAAGAAGTTCGCTGCAGAAATTTCCGTGAAGACCAGCGCCATCCAGTACGAAAACGATGACACGATGCGCCCGATTTGGGGTGACGACTATAGCATCTGCTGCTGCGTTTCTGCAACCCAGACCGGTAAGGAAATGCAGTTCTTCGGCGCCCGCGCAAACCTCGCCAAGACGCTTCTCTACGCCATCAACGGCGGTAAGGATGAATGCCTCGTGAAGGGTACGCAGGTTGGCCCGGAATATCCGCCTATCACTAGCGAATACCTCAACTACGATGAAGTCGTCCACAAATTTGAACTCTACATGGACTGGATCGCTCACTTGTACGTGAACACGCTCAACTTGATCCACTACATGCACGACAAGTACTACTACGAAGCTGCCGAAATGGCTCTCATCGATACCAACGTTCGCCGTACGTTTGCAACGGGTATCGCAGGCTTCAGCCACGTTGTCGACTCCCTTTCTGCAATCAAGTACGCTAAGGTCAAGGTCATCCGTGACCCGGCTACGGGCCTTGCCGAAGACTTCCAGATCGAAGGCGATTTCCCGCGTTATGGAAACGACGACGACCGCGCAGACAGCATCGCTGTTTGGCTCCTCAAAACATTCATGGCTAAGATCAAGCACACGCCGACTTACCGTGACTCTGAACCGACCACTTCCATCCTTACCATCACGAGTAACGTTGTTTACGGTAAGGCCACGGGCGCACTCCCGGATGGTCGTAAGCAGGGTGAACCGTTCTCTCCGGGGGCAAGCCCGAGCTACGGTGCCGAAAAGAACGGCCTCTTGGCATCTCTCAACTCTGTCGCCAAGATTCCGTACGAATACGCTCTCGACGGTATCAGCAACACGCAGACGATCAACCCGGACGCTCTCGGTCACGACGACGAAGAACGTACCAACAAGCTCGTGCAGGTTCTCGATGGTTACTTCGGCCAGAGCAGCCACCACTTGAACGTGAACGTGTTCGGTGTCGAAAAGCTCAAGGACGCTATGGAACATCCGGAGAAGGAAGAATACCAGAACTTCACGATCCGCGTTTCTGGCTACGCCGTGCGCTTCATCAAGCTCACTCGCGAACAGCAGCTCGACGTGATTGCCCGCCAGGCACACGGCGTGCTCTAA
- a CDS encoding MBL fold metallo-hydrolase → MPKIVKLTDRIQYLQVSYEPLSADVVAVRGDSAWWIFDVGACDEAAQFINELPRVLVDDAANLAKRDNGANLAKNVVISHFHRDHLLNVQRMCGGEISLDINALYVGAYTSKTFGEIEGVAKNVVMEPFAFDDGVQIQILPMPNSHAKGSLALIVDDYVFLGDATYPMVGHGSPDVYNVQILGEQIKILKSLTSTRFCLSHKRGLVRDKTSVIQFLESVYARRQKNENYIVA, encoded by the coding sequence GTGCCGAAAATAGTAAAGCTCACGGATAGAATCCAATATTTGCAAGTTTCATACGAGCCGCTGAGTGCGGACGTTGTGGCGGTGCGTGGCGATAGCGCTTGGTGGATATTTGACGTGGGCGCGTGCGATGAGGCGGCGCAGTTTATCAATGAACTGCCACGCGTTCTCGTAGACGATGCGGCGAATCTTGCAAAGCGTGACAATGGAGCTAATCTCGCAAAAAACGTTGTCATTTCGCATTTCCATCGCGACCATTTGCTGAATGTCCAGCGCATGTGCGGTGGCGAGATTTCGCTAGACATCAATGCGCTTTACGTGGGCGCCTACACTTCAAAAACGTTCGGTGAAATTGAAGGTGTTGCGAAGAACGTCGTGATGGAACCGTTTGCGTTTGACGATGGTGTGCAAATTCAAATTTTGCCGATGCCTAATAGCCATGCTAAAGGCTCACTTGCGCTCATCGTTGACGATTACGTTTTCTTGGGCGATGCGACTTACCCGATGGTGGGGCATGGTTCGCCGGACGTCTATAACGTGCAGATTTTGGGCGAGCAGATAAAGATCTTGAAGTCGCTCACGTCAACGCGTTTTTGCTTGAGCCATAAGCGTGGACTTGTGCGCGATAAGACTTCTGTGATTCAGTTCCTGGAATCTGTTTACGCTCGCCGTCAGAAGAACGAAAATTACATCGTGGCGTAG
- the pflA gene encoding pyruvate formate-lyase-activating protein — protein MTLGRINKLETFGSVDGPGIRFVVFTQGCPMRCKFCHNPETWDFGTKSANGTANGSFEISAEDLLKKALRYKPYWGTDGGITVSGGEPLAQIDFMIEFFEAAKAAGVHTCVDTSGVTFRPTGEPFAKIERLMKSTDLLLVDIKHIDADAHKELTGHGNENIIEFFRYLDRIQKPIWIRHVLVPGNSDNDEALTRTRDFIRTLSNVKRVEVLPYHAFALSKYQELEIDYALKDTQTPTADRVKNANEILETAKYTGWMKK, from the coding sequence ATGACTCTCGGAAGAATCAATAAGCTTGAAACGTTCGGATCGGTCGATGGACCGGGAATCCGCTTTGTCGTTTTTACGCAGGGTTGCCCCATGCGCTGCAAGTTCTGCCACAACCCGGAAACCTGGGACTTTGGCACCAAAAGCGCAAACGGAACTGCGAACGGATCGTTCGAAATTTCAGCAGAAGACCTACTGAAAAAAGCCTTGCGCTACAAGCCCTACTGGGGAACCGACGGAGGCATCACCGTGAGCGGTGGCGAACCTCTCGCACAAATTGACTTCATGATTGAATTCTTCGAAGCAGCAAAAGCGGCAGGAGTCCACACGTGTGTCGACACGAGCGGCGTCACATTCAGACCCACAGGCGAACCGTTTGCTAAAATCGAGCGCTTGATGAAATCCACCGACCTCTTACTCGTGGACATTAAGCACATCGACGCAGACGCACACAAGGAACTCACAGGACACGGCAACGAAAACATCATCGAATTTTTCCGTTACCTCGACCGCATCCAAAAGCCCATCTGGATCCGCCACGTGCTCGTCCCGGGAAACAGCGACAACGACGAAGCCCTCACACGCACCCGCGACTTCATCCGCACATTAAGCAACGTCAAGCGCGTCGAAGTGCTGCCCTATCACGCATTTGCGCTGAGCAAGTACCAAGAACTCGAAATTGACTACGCGCTAAAGGACACGCAAACCCCGACCGCCGACCGTGTCAAGAACGCCAACGAAATTCTTGAAACCGCGAAATACACGGGCTGGATGAAAAAGTAG
- a CDS encoding type II secretion system F family protein, with translation MAEFLYKAQNSQGNNFEGTLEAKDKAEAEALLLRRRLIITSLKKKPTEIKIKIGSGIKTEDITRFTRMFSSMCSAGLPMLQCLNILEAQCENPELKSVVHKLTQSINGGSSLADALAQHPKVFDSLYCNMVAAGEAGGILEGILARLAETLENNQRLKRKVKKALTYPIMVIIVGILVVIALMTFVVPTFAEQFAALDAELPAPTQFVMNISDFIRNNGAFLFIGLIIIIFAYKMIMRIPQAQFAMDKFTLKMPKLGDLQIKSATAGFSRTLGTLLNAGVSVMDALKVVATTAGNKVVEKAIYKISIGIAGGKSIAEPMEEVGIFPPMVIQMTGVGEKTGNLGGMLLKLADFYDEEVDAAVDAVVSMIEPLIIVFLGGAVGFLLIAMYMPMFSMGDAIKG, from the coding sequence ATGGCTGAATTTTTGTACAAAGCCCAAAATTCGCAGGGCAATAACTTTGAAGGTACGCTCGAAGCAAAGGACAAGGCCGAAGCCGAAGCCCTTTTGCTCCGCCGTCGCTTGATTATTACAAGCCTCAAAAAGAAGCCGACCGAAATCAAGATTAAGATTGGTTCTGGCATCAAGACCGAAGACATTACCCGTTTTACGCGTATGTTCTCGTCTATGTGCTCGGCTGGTCTTCCGATGCTTCAGTGCTTGAACATTCTCGAAGCGCAGTGCGAAAACCCGGAACTGAAGAGCGTTGTGCATAAACTTACGCAGTCGATTAACGGCGGTTCTTCTTTGGCTGATGCATTGGCGCAGCATCCGAAGGTTTTTGACTCCCTGTATTGCAACATGGTGGCCGCCGGTGAAGCGGGCGGTATTCTCGAAGGCATCTTGGCTCGTTTGGCCGAAACTCTCGAAAATAACCAGCGCCTCAAACGCAAGGTGAAAAAAGCTTTGACATACCCGATCATGGTTATCATTGTGGGTATTCTCGTTGTGATTGCGCTTATGACGTTCGTGGTGCCGACGTTTGCAGAACAGTTCGCCGCTCTTGATGCAGAGCTCCCGGCCCCGACGCAATTCGTGATGAATATTTCTGATTTTATACGTAATAATGGTGCGTTCTTGTTTATCGGACTAATCATAATCATCTTTGCCTATAAGATGATCATGCGAATCCCGCAAGCGCAATTTGCGATGGATAAGTTTACGCTAAAAATGCCGAAGTTAGGCGATTTGCAGATTAAGTCTGCAACGGCGGGCTTCTCGAGAACGCTGGGTACGCTTCTGAATGCCGGTGTGTCTGTGATGGATGCCTTGAAGGTCGTGGCGACAACTGCAGGTAACAAAGTTGTTGAAAAGGCAATTTATAAGATATCGATTGGTATTGCAGGTGGTAAGTCAATTGCCGAGCCGATGGAAGAAGTTGGCATTTTCCCGCCCATGGTGATCCAGATGACGGGCGTCGGTGAAAAAACCGGTAACCTCGGCGGTATGCTTTTGAAACTCGCGGACTTCTACGATGAAGAAGTGGATGCCGCAGTCGATGCCGTCGTGAGTATGATTGAACCGTTGATCATCGTGTTCTTGGGTGGCGCCGTCGGCTTCCTCCTAATTGCAATGTATATGCCGATGTTCAGCATGGGCGACGCCATCAAGGGCTGA